Within the Centropristis striata isolate RG_2023a ecotype Rhode Island chromosome 23, C.striata_1.0, whole genome shotgun sequence genome, the region AAGATAAAGTGTGGAGGTGACATTCTGACTGTGGTCATTCAGTGTTAGTGCTCATCCATCACCCCTGATTGCTAATATGTCCACACAGACTTGGTGCTGAACGGATTTATGAGCACATGCTTCAAGTGAGGTAATGACACAGTACCTGTTGTGATAGTTGCACCAATTCCTTTATTATTGCGTAGATGTTCATGACCAAGACCATTACCATACAGATGGACAAGAGCAGGCTTTGCTGTGAAATGAAGGATATTGAGATATTATCAGAAAGATGAATGTTGATTACACCTATGTTCACACAGAGCCTTGACTTTTTTAACACTTCATCATCACTATCATTAGTACCTCTACGAAAGATATATGCTTCATGATGACTATGTCCTCGCCCGTGTCAGTGGTGTTCATACTGGGCCTCAGGCTCACTATCAGGTGAGTGAGGGGCAGCAGGCCAAGCAGGTACATCATCATGTTGAGCACATGAGCCACGCTCCCATATGCAACCCTGTTGAATAAAACAAAGAAGATTTTAACACTaccaaaaataacttttatgttcgataaaaatgtttgaaaaaactCAGAAGAACAAAATAATCTTGGACAGCAGGTGAACACAGGTATATATTTAGACTGATAGTTTTTTGAATAATAAACGCATATAATCATTGTCttgtagaaacccaaaatacaacaataaacCTGAAAACGATCTTCAGATCACAAATACGCACCACTTCATTGCAAGGTACTTTTTGCAGACTGGGTGGTTGAGGAGTTCAATGCGGTTGTATTTCACCATcgcctgcagagacagaagtaacataaaaaacagcTGGCTGTTAATGGCACATTTTCTACAAGCGGGAGAAAACAGCCTGGCAGCAAAACCCTAAAAGATTTAAAAGTATGTGCATCTTATTGATCTCCCACAGGCAATGTGCACGATGACATCAGCAGCTATGGAGTGTTTCTAACATTTGAAGGTTAATGAGAGTGATAGCTGTTTTGTAATAAATCCAATAACAAGTGAGTATGACAAGTGGTATGACTTGAAATGCCACAATAGCATATCTGTCAACATTTGCATGCAAACTTTACAGCATGACCCACCCTACGCTGCCTCTGACTggtttatcattatattttttacccATTCTCACTCTTGCCTAAACCTAAACAGCCCAACCGACTTTTGGGTGGGTACGGTCTAGCATCCACCCACTACTTATTTAACCcaatgatcttttcctaaacctaaccaaactgtgactgtttcacaatgttaactacatgtttaaaactggaACTGTTTCATTTAGGTGTTTGACGAGATGATTTCCCACCATGGGTCTTTGAACCTGTTTGCTCTCTACAAATGTTACTCCTGGCTTTGCGAGCTTATATTGGCATGCAAACACCAatggtacaacacatttgtactaCTCGACTTTAATGCTATGGATGCCGATtatgttcttattaacactgaacgtaagatgttgaTCTTAGCCTCTAAACCACAAATAACTGGTTTGAGGTTAGGCACCGGCTCCAAACAGGCCCTCGAACTgccttggtggaaaaggggtatTTGAGGATAAGAAAAATTTACCTTTGAGTTGTAGCACTTGTCGATCACGCAAAATTTGATTCAGTCACATGAAGGTGAGTGGTTAAGCCTCCAGATGCTCATCAGAGGTCAATGTGTGACTACAATAGAACTTTAATACTTAACAGGCATGGGGGAGTTCATTATGTGCATTCTGCTGCACAAAAAttttatgtgagaaaaaaagttacttaCGTTGAGCGCAGCTAGCGGCGGAACCCTTATGTTCAGGTTCTCAGATAACTTTCTAGTTTCAATAGGAGCTTGGAGCCATGAGAAATTGTACATAATCTACAAGACAAAGacatgttaatttgttttgccTGGCATATTCATTATATGATATGAAATGTTGAAATGCTTTCATTCTGCAACTTGAAGGTAGGTTACATGATAGTCAGGACTATTGTGATCATCATCAGATTCCTTCACACAGCAGTCCAATAGGTGCTAcagaagaaaatagagaaataaaGTGACAGAAGATTGAAGGACTTTACACGTTCTTACAAAAATACTCAATGACAACCAACAACAAACTGCACAGAAAGGATTTATtgtggatttatttttctttgccaGTGGCAAACCTTGTAGGTCTCAGGCAGAAACTCAATCATGTCTAGGATGGGACATCGCTGGCTAGAGCCGGGTATGAACAGGCTCAAAGCCTCAGCAGatctgaagaaataaaaaatacaaattaatctTAAAGTCAAAACTTGTGTAGACATGAACAATTTTGGACCAAGCCTTTACTTTTCTTACCAGAAGCTACACTTGTATAAATAATATACCTGTCGCTGTCAATTATAGCATTAACCACATCTTTTCTCCCATTCTGCAGAGCTTCATGGAGGAACGAAGTTTCATTCTTGTTTAAAGTCAGCTCTGCTCCCCGAGCCAGCATGAGCCTGACTGCAGCCACATGTCCCTCTCTTGCTGCGATGTGGAGTGCAGTGTTCTGGTGTGAAGGTGCATAACAGGAgacagtatttccatttattttagaaCAGTGATGCCTTATTTATTCAGTGCTACTTGTAGTTATTAATGCACAGACATTTCTTTTGACATAACTATtcaaactacaaaaataagCCTATAGTCTCAAAACTGTCATaacaaattgatttaaaatcaATTATGGGTTGAGATAATGTTGgcgttttttaaatattagttATTTATACCCCATCTTCATCTGTTTTATCCAGTAACTTGAGATTGGCTGACAGGAGAATGTCCATAGTTTGTGTGTATCCTTCAGATGCAGCGTGGTGCAGACAAGTCCAGCCCTTGTAATCACTGTAAACAAGAAGCAGGGATTTTTGGCTCAAACTCACCTACTTCTAAGGTGCACGGAGAAGATAAAAAGTCTGAAGAAGTCACACTTCCAGCAACAAAGTTATCGACAACAGTCTTTATAGTTCAAGTGTAACAAGTTTTGACCTCTAAAATCACTGTAGGCAAGAACTAGAATTGGTGACATGCAAAAATTGGTTAGCATCCTTTATCTGAAGGTTTGTAAGTATAGCTAATGAATACACATATAATAGCACTTTAGCATGTATGCACTTTTTAGGTTTGTGCATGCTTCCTCTATATCTGTTTACCTGTGAAAGAGAGCTCCCTTGCGCAGTAACAGCTGTACCACCTTGGTGTGCCCCTCTCTTGAAGCCAAATGGAGCGGTGTCAGGCCTCGCTCGTCCCCTTCGTTTAGCAGACGAGAGTCTTTGATGGTCTCCAGTAACCGCTGACATGTATTGAGGCGCCCATACCTAAAAGATGCGAGTCACGAGGAGAAGCAGAAGGATACGTCAGAACTTCTTTCACTGTTATCATCTTTTGATCTCTGAaatgaaaatgctttttgtgCAAGGCCTGCAGCACAGCTATGCCAGAGGTCTGGGGCAGTTACAGCACAGTTCATCTTGGCGATTGAGTATCTTGTTCAAAGACACCTAAGATTGCTGTTACAGGGCATGATCCTGTTGGTAAAATATAGCTAAAAAAGTGTTGCGCCGTGTTAATGACTAATGGTGCAGCAAACGGTAAGGAGACATAAACAGAAGTGACGTATGGGCTTGCTGTGATCTTTCTCAGTCTCCGAAGCTTTTAAGAAGGTCAGCAGCACTTTGTGTCTCGCAGTGGGACTGGTGGGGAAAGAGAATGAGACGTCTATAAGAGGTATAGTATGATATCACAGCGTGGCCTTCATTTGCCCTACAGCACTAATGAAATAGGTCTACATGATAGAAgaatcaataacaataatgttcaATGTCTGCTCATTTCACACTATTAGTGACATTTCTTCACGCATGCCTCGCTAATTGAATTCTATTCTTGTGACAGTTCCTGTGGGTCACTGTATAATAGGTATGTCACGGCAATTAATCATCAAAAGGCTTTTGAGCACAGAAATTGCTCGCCGGATTGAAACAACTGAGCAACGAGGAGACAGTTTTAAATGTACGcacattgttcatttttcatcAGACCACAGTTGTTCAACTGCAGAGATGAAAGTTTCAGCTTTAAGGAGATTTTAAGTCAAAGTCTCTGAGGAGACTTGATTAATGTTTTATACTCTTGTGGTATCATTGATCAATACATAACAACGCTTGTTAGAGAATAACTACTggaatttttaaaacaaaaaagacaggtGGCTACCtttctttataataaaaaaacaaagaaattatgTTGTGTAGAAGGTAAATGTCCCAGAGTGTGCTGCTTTGCTGCAAATTGATGTTTTAGCTTTCAAATAATATTAtagaaacattataaaaggaccAGAGGATACACACTGCATCCCACACTGGTCAGTGCCAACGACAGTGACACTGGCACTTCTTTGATCAAATTTGCAAACTTGGAGCAACTTCGAGGAGAAAATCAGGTCAAATCAGTATTTTTTAGTCCAGTGGTATGGAAAGTCATGCCCTCGGGGACCAATCGAACTCACTGAGCAGCAAAGTGCAGGGCAGACTTCTTGTCCTTCGACTTGCATTCGAGGCCGACCTGCCCCGAGAGGCCCAGCATGTTCTTCACTGAGTCATGGATACCCAGTCTGCAAGCGTAGTGGAGTGGGGTGCAGCCCTCACTATCCTCACAGCTCAGCAGTGCCTTCACGTTGCTATGCTAAAGTTAAACATATTATCAACACATTTATGTAAGTAAGTTTGCTGCAGCAGTCATGCAACATAAAGAGCACACATATTATATAACCCCTACCATGGACTCAgtcatacacatacatgcacacctACACATTTGCTGAGATTATAATGATTActatcagtggcggttctacacaggggcctacaggggccactgcccctgtgaagaagcccttggcccctgctgtggcccctgtttcaaataaataataaaatgatcaatttataaggATGAACGagggaacaattcttacctattttttgttcaaacaatatctcattgtacacaaaaggaacccagaatgtgtacattgtataatagtttaattgtgcaataaaagctaaatataaagatcattctcactgtactgcactttcaaaattaattaattcattgtgcacaaaaatgagaaatgtcattgtcgtacaaaaataactattaatgttggtaagtcttattgtttcaatcaatgtagttcttccaaatataagacttttagctaaaataaaggttttgaatgcttaaatatcattttttaaatttttttaatgtgcccctctgattaaacactggcccctacttggcccccacagtaaaattggtctagaaccgccactgattattatcatgatatatatgatgataataaagtgataataaaatataaagtgtagTAATACTTGACAAAGGGAGATCCCATTTATACACTATAAACAACTGTCAAGTGTAAACTTATTAGCCTTCCTCTGTGGCTCATTTTGAAGCCATCATTGTAGCTTTAGGTAAAGCTTACAGTGTTTTACAGGATCATCTGGCTTAGTGAGAGTATAATGAACTTCATCAGCCAGCCTTGAAAGCAGCCTCAAGGCAAATTGATCAAGGACATTATAGTAATTCAATTCCAATCTTAATGACATGTCTTTCCTAGCAGCATACAGTGCATTTGATGAGTCACAAACAGGCCGCATTGACGGAGCATACCTGCAGCACTTCTTCTGGGAGGTTTTTCAGACCCTTGGGCTGCAGAATGGCCAGGTGAAGGAAGTTACAACCGCATCTGTCTGTCGCGTTTACATTTGCCCCTAAAAGACATAAACATATGCACATTACAACCTGACTTACAGTATTAGGCATTTTACAAATAATATGAGCATTTCTGGGGATGAGGTCCAGTAGAGTAGCTCACCTCTTGACAGCAGCAGAGCCACAGTTCTCCATGCTCCACAGCTCGTAGCCAACAGCAAGGGTGAGTTTCCTTTACAATCAGTGCTGTTAACATTTGCACCCTAAGGAGGGAATGTACTAAAACTTTAATAATGCCTCACAAATTACGACATTACTTTTAACACATATTGTTGCAATTACTTCAAACAAATGAGACCAAGGGAACATTAGCAGCATTTCTATTGAATTCTACACtgcatttaatgtgtttgttgaACCGGGAGAAGTTATCATGAAGACAGCATCGTGCACTGTTTTACTGTCTAaatcaggaggaggatggtGTTTTACAGAGCAGATAAATATCCTGAGTTTCTCATAGAGCTCCGGAGTTGACGTCACTCAAAATTATATGCCATATTGGCAGTATGGCGCTTTTAGCAGCTAGTTTTTGGCTTTCTAATAGTGCAGAGTGAGCATCGTGGATACAGAACAATCAGGGACGTGTGAACTGTAAACTATTTTACTATATTACTAGATTACGGAAAGACGCCAACATGGATTACTGCAGGAAAATGGTCtggaaacaaaaagaagaaaactgtgCAACAGGACCTCACAAGCAATGGATATGGATTGTGCACAGACTGCTTCATATCAGGTACAGAATACGCTTACTAACATTAATATCAAACACAACCTCCTGACCACCACCCATTGTGTCAACTGAGGGTCATTTAATTTTTGAACACAATTCAcctgtattaaaaaataatgggaCTGATTATAATAGAGTAGTAATTTCATGTTTGCGGTGGTGCCTTTTGAATTTAATTCAGACAGCATTAATGTAGGTAACTCTATCAATATACAGGTTCAATATACAACTGTTAGCTAACCCTATATAAATTACAAGTTAGCACACATTTACATTAGCGTGACAGCCTGTTGCTATGCTAACGTTGCTAAGCAACACTTACACTTCTCGTGACAATAAGCAAAATTAGCCGGTAGACTCCAATGCTGGATGTTATCGACAAATCCACATTTCGTCCATTATACCTCTCCATGCTTTTATAGGTTTTCAATGACTCACTAGAGTAGGATTTAGGAAAGTTGCCCTGATAATTGTAGATAATGCAAGTCTGAAACGTTGTCTGTTCTGGCCATAGACTGTTTCTGGCTTTAAAGACTTGTGAAAATCACACCGGGGGCATTATAAGGGTCAGTAATTTTAATCCAACAAGTTTTGCAATATGGCTTTCAATGTCCTTTGATTTATAAGTTAGTCAATTTGATGGTTTTAAATGACACTGCCGTTCGTTTACCAGAGACAGCTAAGAAGCAAGATGACCACTCACTTCCTGTATCTTTGTCATGTGGGTCTATTGATTTTAATGGGAGAAATGAAGGTGAGCACAGATTCTGTAAATTTTGTAAAATtatgtaaagttaatattagattcatttttcacAACAATTCAAACACTAACATCCAAGAGGCTAGGCCTTATCTCTGCCATGACCtgatttgttactttttccataCACCAAGCCAAAATTGCAAAGCAATTAGCTGCTCTTTGGCACCAAGTGATGCCATTCTCTTTCATGATTTCAACCATAAACAAGCTCACTGTGTAGGCTGTACAAGTTTATTTCCTGTTGCAGTGTTTGCTAACAGAATGAGTTGACCGGAGATAAACTTGGACCTCAGCTCTTTCCTGGCAGCAAAGTTCTATTAAACGGTCTATGAAGTGCAACAGATGGCGACAGATGGTCTCCAAGCAATGGGTAGCACCTTTGACATTCAACAAGTCAAGAGGGGTTTTTGAAATGGCAAATATAGTTTAATAGCAGAATGACCCAATCACTAAGTAGAATCCAATGACCAGCGAGGACAGCCCTCAGCACAGATGGAAAAGTTGTTgatttttccttcaattttcATAAGTGGGGTGTGTACGACAGAGAAAATGCAGTTTTGCTGTCTGTAATAAAATTTCTTGCACGTAAGGCAGGAGACTAATAACACAGTCTGTGATATTGATGTTGTAAATGTTCTGTGCATAACAGCTGTTGGGTGTGCTTGTCTGTGTGTGCCATATTTACCAAAGAAATTAGGTATTCTGCCAGCTCTGTGTGGTCAAATATAGTGGCCCTGGAAAAGTAAACACAGTTGTTGTAAACCAGccacacaacacacagtttCGTGAGTCAAGGTTTTACCAATACTGTCAGATGTCAAATAAGGATGATCGCATTTTAATTCTGCCTAGTCAGAGCATGATATAACAACCAGATTTTCCTCAGTGGTCACATCTTTATCTTCTGGCTCCCTTCAATGACGCACTTTAATAACTAATTCCTGGTATTCTGGTGGCATTTTATTATACTCACAAAGATCCACCCAACCTCCAACCACCCTCCCTTCTGTCCTTGTATAAGGTCTTACTCTATTGCTCTCTAATCCAAAACAAATAGCTTTTATGAAAAAGCAATGAGGGAAGCATATCTTTATTATGTATTcacatcattattattgtcCCCAATTAAAGCTCATTAGTCTGCCAGCTATACCCAAGGGTTTCATATCCGTGTTCCTCTTGTTTGTCCCAGTGTTCTATTGTTGATATTGAGCAGATGGATTGATCTGTACACAGCGTGAGCAAGCAGCTGAGGTAGTTACACCAGATCTGCATAAATGTGGTGGTgcatataaaactataaaattgtgacattttaatTATACAAAGTATTTCTGAACAtctatttgaaaaaacaaatcattCAAATATTGAAAATTGTAGTGCTGTAATCTCGGGGTGCAACTTTTCATGCTCTCAGTGATTTAGTGGCCAGTAAGTTAAGTCGAGGGAACATATTTATATCATCTGCCTGTTTCTCGACTAGCTGCAAACTATGGCACACCTCTTTGGTAGAGCTGCTCATGCTTTTGTGTGGAATTTATAAAGATGGATTGAGAGATTTATGATAAAATTCTTCCATTTTGGAGTAAAAATCTCTTTATTTCCTCAAAAGTCAACAGTACATATCTGCATTGCAAGTTGAACTCAAATCATAAAAGCATTGTGGAAATCAACTAACAAACCCTGCAggtgttaataaataaataaataattataataatgcaaATGTATGACAAAGGTAAGCCCACCTGTGCAGAGGAGTCTGGCACGCCCCATCAGTCAGGTTGATGATGTCTTCCACTTGGTGAAAGGATGACAGCATCAGTTTGACTACCTCAATGGCACCCTGGGTGCAGGCCAAATGAAGTGGTGTGGACCTGTCATTCTAGACAGCAACAAACATGATTTAATATAAGTGacgaaatatgaataaatacgATGAATAGTCATAAGCTGTGCAAACAAAATGATGTCTGCTCCTGCAGAGTCACGGTGACATTCTGACAGagcaggacacaaacacacacaggaattaGTATGCATGCATGTACTCACTTCCATGCATATTGTGCACTTCCCCAGTGTAACATCAGCAAAGTATCTCCCAGACTTACTAGCTGCACACTGGGGGCTGTAACACAAGCCTTTAATGAGATAACCAGGACTGGCAGGAGGAGGCCAGTGATCGCTCCACTCAGCTCCACAGTGTAAGTGGAGGTAATTTGTATCAATTTAGCCAACCAAAGCTATTACTATGCTCCCTATTCCTGCTGTAGCTCTGGCCACTACCCCGGAGCTCGACATAACGATCACTCCCAGATGGGCGTGATAAGACTGACATGCCCTAACAGTACGGTGACACTTGGCCAGGGAAATGCTTTACAGCTGTAGACAAAtgagatttagatttagaacaCAATGCAAATCTGACAAATGCACAGATGGGAAATCATATTAGTAACCTGCAGCTCCCAGGTGTTCCCAGGAAAAACAGCGGTGACAACCAAATGTCTGCCTGTCCAGACAGCCAATTAGTGTAAAAAGTGCAAATTCATGCAACTTACATGCTCTCTTTTTCCCATGATGTCAGTACCTGTTGCTGGTCAACTTTAGCCCCAGTTGCAATGCAGAGACCGATGGTTTCAATATTCCCGCCACGCACAGCCAGATGGAGCGGACTGCTCTTGGACTTGTCTAAATAGTTGATGTGAGCTTCAATTTGGTGGCCGAACTTCTCTCCTGCAAGCAGAGAATTAAATCAACCGTTTCAACTGTGAATGAGGCACTGAATACATATAAGGCTCATAATGAAGGTTTCTCACTCGGTGTAagcttatttgtttttattgttgacaaGCTGTCAAGGAAGTTCCATTTGCAGGACCAATTTATACCTTCCCTCGTTCACTCTAATATTTAGGTTCTTTGTTATGTTTAATGGAAGGAAGTTGAGTAATTGTTTCCATTCATGGGGGACTTTCTGTGTAAATTTCCAAACAGCACAAGAATGTGAATATCCATTAATTCCCTTTCTGAGCAATCACAGAAATGTCATAAATATTTTGTACTTCTCTCCAACAACACAAGCAGACCTCCCACTGTGGATAAACACCCCGTCAGTGTGTGGCATCTGGCCTGTGTATACAGTAGCCAATTCTGCTGAATGTCTCCAGAGGCTGAGGTGAACTCTTTCTTCTTATCTATCAGTTTAATGTGCTGATTGGCCTTGTAACAACTTTTTCAATATTGTCAgcgtttttaatttttgatgaTAGAtccatcttttttgtcataccGGCCTTCAGGATCACTTCCATGGCTTTCTTTGCCCCTGCGAAGGCGGCTGCGTGCACGGGGAAATGGCCCAGCTTGTTCTGTAGGCAGAGCCGTGCTCCGTGCTTCAGCTATGACAGATAGGAGAATGGATGGAGAGGaagacaaacaagacacaattCTTTGTCagagacagagctgcagaggCCTGGCAGTCAGTATAAAGAACAGCTACATAATCTGTTCTGTGCAGATGGACAGTTATCCTTTACTGGGTGGTGCAGGAAGACAGTGCAGCAGGAGGGATACGTGAGTCAGAATGCATCGCTCTTTTACATACCAATATGCCAAGAGCATCGCAGTTATTGATGGAGCAGGCGAGTATCATGGGGGTGTTCCCAAGGTCTCCCTGTAGATTGCAGTCTGTAGCACTGTaggacagcagcagctgcaggggGCAAATGTTAAAACTTAAACCTGTGTCCTTTATCCTCCATCGTACCATAACTGTGTCAGTTTGTGGACAGCAGCCAGATGCTACGGGAATGATGATACAAGGTCTTTCCAAGTAGATGCTTGAGTCaagttttgtcttatttgtaaaCAGTTGTTATATAAAATTATGGCTGTctacatttctttttgttttttttaaaaacagccttTTGTGTTTAGGAGGAAGTCCAGTTGATGGAACAAACTGGCATAGTGGGCCCATCAGAGCAGCTAAAGCTTGGTATGAAACAGTAAATCAGTCCACTCCATTAGGGACTGTATGTAAATTATTTGGCTGGGAGGTGGTGGTGAAGCTAAGTTcattttataaaagaaaacaaggcCCTTctcttgtgttttgaaagttttcttTGAACTCTccttttgaggaaaaaaacagcaatactATTGCCCAGAGGTATGGACCTGACCTGCATAACTTGgactcaaataaaaaaagacaacaacttGATTTCCAACttctttttgtcaattttatatatcttatatttCCGCTGTTTAACTTACCTAACATCTGGCTCCCATTTCCAATCGCAAAAGATAAAGAACTAAAGAACTACtagatctgttttgttttttaatttaataaatctcaccaatataaaatattgaatataatAGAAGTAAAAGGTTAGAACAAAACTcttcaacaaaaatatttaaaaaattgataattgattaatcggtacaataattaatttatgcaaaaatggcagaaaattctcttttcagtctcttttaaatatgaagattttcagctttttttctattttacataattttatcATCATGGAATTTGataaattttgacattttcacttctcagttttctgactatttatagaagaaattaagaaaataatcagcaaatTAGTTGATAACGAAAATActtgttagttgcagccttagACAAGTCCCGCCCCCTTTCCTGACCCCCACCCTGATCATTTTTGTACAGTCCCTTAGAAGAAAAAATCCTGCACTGAGCTATTACGATAGAAAAGTGACTATAAGTATGAAAAGAAATGCTTCCATGCCATCAATATCTATGTATGGAGTTGTTTAAGTGTACAGTGTGTTTTATCTTAAAACtatttatcttaaaacaacCTTGTTTGCAATGAGAGAACACAACTCACTGGAGTAAACCCACGCCTTATAAATTGTTATTTCAGCCTGGCATTTGCGGCTTCCTCTCACCTCCACCAGGTTGTTGTGTCCATGGCTGACAGCCAGATGCAGCGGGGACAGGAGGCATGTGTTGAGGATGTTCGGGTCGGCCCCCAGGTCCAGAAGAGCCCTGCAGCTCTCTGCCTTGTTCCTCTCCACTGCCCAGTGGAGGGGCACGTTGCCCTGCTCATCACAGCTGTTCAGATCTGGGAGAGGGcgaggcaaacacacacacacacacacacacacacacacacacacttacataagGATGCATGTAGACACTGTCAAGATAGACAGACAGTAATATGCACTGTGTCTTTGAAACATACTGCTTTATCCAGTAGCTTAATGAATTGTGATGATTCACGATACAGATATTTTACCTGTGCTGGAGTGCAACTtatgatggatgatggaggcATGCTTACCCTGTGAGTCTATGACAGTGGTGATGAATTGGATGAGGGTGACGTGGTCCCCTGCGGCGGCGTGATGAAGGGGACTAGCTCCACATTCATCTTTCTCACTCAGGACCTCTGGGCTCTTCCTCACCAGGTTCTCCAGGAGAGCCCGGTCACCCTTCTCAGTCAACTAGATGGTaagcagaataaaatataacgGAAGAAAAGTGAAGATAACAGAAGGGCCTGTTATCTGTGTAGACTTCTCCATTAGTCTGTGTCTGATTTCACCACAGATTACATTATGGTGAGAATTAATACTTATGAGTGCTAATAGACATTTACCACTGTCGGTGTCCTGTTTCCGTTTCCATGACATGATTGTATTTGTTCAATTTTCCGGCAAGATTTAATCTTGTGAATGTCCCttactgtatttgttttgtgcctttcttgttagtgttttgtgtctttgaagtcatttttagtgtttttgtagttgttcGTGTcccttttttcaaaaaagttttggtctccttactgttactttttgttttgtgtcttgttttcttttttttgttgattatttTGTCCTTCTTGAAATAGTTTTAAGTGCATTTTCTTTCTCATTGTAAGtccctctttgtgtctctttgtactcattttatgtgtctttatggtcattttaagtctctttctAGTTGTCTCTTTGACTGACGTGCGGTAGGTGAAggccggggggggggggggggggggctgctgACACTTTTGGCCCCTGGGCCTGC harbors:
- the trpa1b gene encoding transient receptor potential cation channel subfamily A member 1b yields the protein MNFSREVARQTSCYTYVIEDEDPALARLNVFELTEKGDRALLENLVRKSPEVLSEKDECGASPLHHAAAGDHVTLIQFITTVIDSQDLNSCDEQGNVPLHWAVERNKAESCRALLDLGADPNILNTCLLSPLHLAVSHGHNNLVELLLSYSATDCNLQGDLGNTPMILACSINNCDALGILLKHGARLCLQNKLGHFPVHAAAFAGAKKAMEVILKAGEKFGHQIEAHINYLDKSKSSPLHLAVRGGNIETIGLCIATGAKVDQQQNDRSTPLHLACTQGAIEVVKLMLSSFHQVEDIINLTDGACQTPLHRATIFDHTELAEYLISLGANVNSTDCKGNSPLLLATSCGAWRTVALLLSRGANVNATDRCGCNFLHLAILQPKGLKNLPEEVLQHSNVKALLSCEDSEGCTPLHYACRLGIHDSVKNMLGLSGQVGLECKSKDKKSALHFAAQYGRLNTCQRLLETIKDSRLLNEGDERGLTPLHLASREGHTKVVQLLLRKGALFHSDYKGWTCLHHAASEGYTQTMDILLSANLKLLDKTDEDGNTALHIAAREGHVAAVRLMLARGAELTLNKNETSFLHEALQNGRKDVVNAIIDSDRSAEALSLFIPGSSQRCPILDMIEFLPETYKHLLDCCVKESDDDHNSPDYHIMYNFSWLQAPIETRKLSENLNIRVPPLAALNAMVKYNRIELLNHPVCKKYLAMKWVAYGSVAHVLNMMMYLLGLLPLTHLIVSLRPSMNTTDTGEDIVIMKHISFVEQSLLLSICMVMVLVMNIYAIIKELVQLSQQRWNYFKDYSNQTDWLSAVFSLLFIIPTMLNTEGSLHWQAGAYAVLHSWIGFLLYLQRFEGSGIYVVMFWEIMRTLGRIVMLFVYLLFAFGLAFHALMLNQKEFETVPLSVMQTFVMMVGELNYQNNFLEAYLKGGLPFDLLTYLIFVSFVLLMPILLVNLMIGLAVGDIAEVQRNAALKRIGMQIELHTALEDKLPYWFVKRVDKHSLTIYPNRKCSRSYIRQMITGVEDSNDAWSRRQVKSKHCTFLEDELVKQKRRMKDMSSMMEKQHNLLKLVIQKMEITSEADESDGPENVRGNMWHTLRQAKPKARSVSRWDPLIKAIESKKPK